The proteins below come from a single Microtus ochrogaster isolate Prairie Vole_2 chromosome 14 unlocalized genomic scaffold, MicOch1.0 chr14_random_3, whole genome shotgun sequence genomic window:
- the Htra2 gene encoding serine protease HTRA2, mitochondrial translates to MAALKAWRGAGRSLRAWRALGGIFWGKGPLLTPDLRVLMTSGTPDPQARMTYGTPSFPARMPVGVPASRAGLTPGTPDIWARLTVGTPESGAQDACRSSGTRRREWLAVAVGAGGAMLLLLWGWGRGPPAVLAAVPAPPPKSPRSQYNFIADVVEKTAPAVVYIEILDRHPFSGREVPISNGSGFVVASDGLIVTNAHVVADRRRVRVRLPSGDTYEAMVTAVDPVADIATLRIQTKEPLPTLPLGRSADVRQGEFVVAMGSPFALQNTITSGIVSSAQRPARDLGLPQNNVEYIQTDAAIDFGNSGGPLVNLDGEVIGVNTMKVTAGISFAIPSDRLREFLHRGEKKNSWFGISGSQRRYIGVMMLTLTPSILAELQLREPSFPDVQHGVLIHKVILGSPAHRAGLRPGDVILAIGEKTVQSAEDVYEAVRTQSQLAVRIRRGSETLTLYVTPEVTE, encoded by the exons ATGGCTGCGCTGAAGGCGTGGCGGGGTGCAGGCAGGAGCCTTCGGGCATGGAGGGCTTTGGGGGGCATCTTCTGGGGGAAGGGTCCCCTGTTAACCCCTGACCTCCGGGTTCTGATGACGTCAGGGACTCCTGATCCTCAGGCCCGGATGACTTATGGGACCCCCAGTTTCCCGGCCCGGATGCCAGTAGGGGTCCCTGCATCACGGGCAGGTCTGACGCCTGGGACCCCTGATATCTGGGCACGACTGACTGTGGGGACTCCAGAGTCCGGTGCCCAGGATGCCTGCAGGAGCTCTGGAACCCGTCGGCGCGAATGGCTGGCGGTGGCGGTGGGCGCAGGGGGAGCAATGTTGCTGCTGTTgtggggctgggggcggggcccTCCCGCGGTGCTGGCTGCTGTTCCGGCTCCGCCACCCAAGTCTCCCCGGAGCCAGTACAATTTCATCGCAGATGTGGTGGAGAAGACTGCCCCTGCTGTGGTCTATATCGAAATCCTGGACCG GCACCCTTTCTCGGGCCGTGAAGTCCCCATCTCAAACGGTTCAGGCTTCGTAGTGGCTTCCGACGGCCTCATCGTTACCAACGCCCACGTGGTGGCTGATCGGCGCCGAGTGCGAGTGAGGCTGCCTAGCGGAGACACTTATGAGGCCATGGTCACGGCTGTGGATCCTGTGGCAGACATTGCCACGTTGAGGATTCAAACCAAG GAGCCTCTTCCCACACTGCCCCTCGGCCGCTCTGCTGACGTCCGGCAAGGGGAGTTTGTCGTTGCCATGGGAAGTCCCTTTGCACTGCAGAACACGATCACATCTGGCATTGTCAGCTCTGCTCAGCGTCCAGCCAGGGACCTGGGACTTCCTCAAAACAACGTGGAATACATTCAGACTGATGCAGCTATTGAT TTTGGAAATTCTGGAGGCCCCCTGGTTAACCTG GATGGGGAGGTGATTGGAGTGAACACCATGAAGGTGACAGCTGGAATCTCCTTTGCCATCCCTTCTGATCGCCTTAGGGAGTTTCTGCACCGCGGGGAAAAGAAAA ATTCCTGGTTTGGAATCAGTGGGTCCCAGCGCCGCTACATTGGAGTGATGATGCTGACTCTGACTCCCAG CATCCTGGCTGAGCTGCAGCTCCGAGAGCCAAGCTTTCCTGATGTTCAGCACGGTGTCCTCATCCACAAAGTTATTCTGGGCTCCCCTGCACACAG GGCTGGTCTGCGGCCCGGTGACGTGATCTTGGCCATCGGGGAGAAAACGGTACAAAGTGCTGAAGATGTTTACGAGGCTGTTCGAACCCAATCACAGTTGGCAGTGCGGATCCGGCGGGGATCAGAAACACTGACCTTATATGTGACCCCTGAGGTCACAGAATGA
- the Aup1 gene encoding ancient ubiquitous protein 1 isoform X2: MPEDSAFPGAPAALRRWRRQRPCFPEVAAMEPPPAPGPERLFDSHRLPSDGFLLLALLLYAPVGLCLLVLRLFLGLHVFLVSCALPDSVLRRFVVRTMCAVLGLVARQEDAGLRDHRVRVLISNHVTPFDHNIVNLLTTCSTPLLNSPPSFVCWSRGFMEVDRRVELVESLKKFCASTRLPPTPLLLFPEEEATNGREGLLRFSSWPFSIQDVVQPLTLQVQRPLVSVTVSDASWVSELLWSLFVPFTVYQVRWLQPVHRQLGEENEEFALRVQQLVAKELGQTGTRLTPADKAEHMKRQRHPRVRPPSAQSSFPSPSPSNVQMTTLAQRVKEVLPHVPLNIIQRDLARTGCVDLTITNLLEGAVAFMPEDVTEGTQPLPTVSAPKASMGV; this comes from the exons ATGCCCGAAGACTCCGCCTTCCCAGGAGCCCCCGCGGCCCTGCGAAGATGGCGGCGACAGAGGCCCTGCTTTCCTGAGGTGGCTGCGATGGAACCTCCCCCAGCTCCGGGGCCGGAGCGGCTCTTTGACTCGCACCG GCTCCCGAGTGACGGCTTCCTGCTGCTCGCGCTGCTGCTCTACGCTCCGgtcggcctctgcctcctggtgctgcgCCTCTTCCTAGGGCTCCACGTCTTCCTGGTCAGCTGTGCCCTGCCTGACAGCGTGCTCCGCAG GTTCGTGGTACGGACCATGTGTGCGGTCCTGGGGCTCGTGGCCCGGCAGGAGGACGCCGGACTCCGGGATCACCGCGTCAGGGTCCTTATTTCCAACCATGTCACACCTTTTGACCACAACATAGTCAACCTGCTCACCACCTGTAGCACC cctctgctCAATAGTCCCCCCAGCTTTGTGTGCTGGTCTCGGGGCTTCATGGAGGTGGATAGGCGGGTGGAGTTAGTGGAATCACTCAAGAAATTCTGTGCTTCCACGAGGCTCCCGCCCACACCTTTGCTGCTCTTCCCCGAAGAAGAGGCCACCAATGGCCGAGAGGGGCTCCTGCGTTTCAG TTCGTGGCCGTTTTCTATCCAGGATGTGGTACAACCTCTTACGCTGCAAGTTCAGAGACCCCTGGTCTCTGTG ACGGTGTCAGATGCCTCTTGGGTCTCAGAACTGCTGTGGTCACTTTTCGTCCCTTTCACGGTGTATCAAGTAAG GTGGCTCCAACCCGTTCACCGGCAACTGGGGGAGGAGAATGAGGAGTTTGCCCTCCGTGTCCAGCAG CTGGTGGCCAAGGAATTGGGCCAGACAGGGACCCGGCTCACTCCAGCAGACAAAGCAGAGCACATGAAGCGACAGAGACACCCCAGAGTACGCCCGCCTTCAG CACagtcttctttcccttctcccagtcCTTCTAATGTGCAGATGACAACTCTGGCTCAGAGAGTCAAGGAGGTTTTGCCCCATGTGCCATTGAATATCATCCAGAGAGACCTGG CCAGAACCGGGTGTGTAGACTTGACCATCACAAATCTGCTTGAGGGGGCTGTAGCTTTCATGCCTGAAGATGTCACTGAGGGAACTCAGCCCCTGCCCACAGTCTCTGCCCCAAAG GCATCGATGGGTGTTTAA
- the Loxl3 gene encoding lysyl oxidase homolog 3: MRPVSVWYCYSWGLLLPLLCGSTVGSPSPSTDPEKKAGSQGLRFRLAGFPRKPYEGRVEIQRAGEWGTICDDDFTLQAAHVLCRELGFTEATGWTHSAKYGPGTGRIWLDNLSCRGTEGSVTECASRGWGNSDCTHDEDAGVICKDQRLPGFSDSNVIEVEHHRQVEEVRLRPAVDWGRRPLPVTEGLVEVRLPEGWSQVCDKGWSAHNSHVVCGMLGFPGAKRVNIAFYRMLAQKQKHSFGLHGVACVGTEAHLSLCSLEFYRANDTTRCPGGSPAVVSCVLGPLYATLTGQRKHQQTKPQGEARVRLKGGAHPGEGRVEVLKAGTWGTVCDRKWDLQAASVVCRELGFGTAREALSGARMGQGMGAIHLSEVRCSGQEPSLWKCPSKNITAEDCSHSQDAAVRCNLPYTGVETKIRLSGGRSRYEGRVEVQIGVPGHLRWGLICGDDWGTLEAMVACRQLGLGYANHGLQETWYWDSGNVTEVVMSGVRCTGSELSLSQCAHHSNHVTCKRTGTRFTAGVICSETASDLLLHSALVQETAYIEDRPLHMLYCAAEENCLASSARSANWPYGHRRLLRFSSQIHNLGRADFRPKAGRHSWVWHECHGHYHSMDIFTHYDILTPNGTKVAEGHKASFCLEDTECLEDVSKRYECANFGEQGITVGCWDLYRHDIDCQWIDITDVKPGNYILQVVINPNFEVAESDFTNNAMKCNCKYDGHRIWVHNCHIGDAFSEEANRRFERYPGQTSNQIV; this comes from the exons ATGAGACCTGTCAGTGTGTGGTATTGCTACTCCTGGGGACTGCTGCTGCCCTTGCTGTGCGGCTCCACTGTGGGGTCTCCATCCCCTTCCACTGACCCAGAGAAGAAGGCGGGAAGCCAGGGGCTGAGGTTCCGACTGGCTGGCTTTCCTAGAAAGCCCTATGAGGGCCGTGTGGAAATACAACGTGCCGGTGAATGGGGCACCATCTGCGATGATGACTTCACACTGCAGGCTGCCCATGTCCTCTGCCGGGAGCTGGGCTTCACAGAAGCCACGGGTTGGACTCATAGTGCCAAATATGGCCCAGGAACAG GCCGGATCTGGTTGGACAATCTGAGCTGCCGTGGGACTGAGGGAAGTGTGACAGAATGTGCCTCCCGGGGCTGGGGAAACAGTGACTGTACCCACGATGAGGATGCTGGGGTCATCTGCAAGGACCAGCGCCTTCCTGGCTTCTCAGACTCCAATGTCATCGAG GTGGAGCATCACCGGCAAGTGGAGGAGGTGCGGCTCCGACCAGCTGTGGATTGGGGCAGGCGACCCCTGCCTGTGACTGAGGGTCTGGTCGAAGTCAGGCTTCCTGAAGGATGGTCACAAGTGTGTGATAAAGGCTGGAGTGCTCACAACAGCCACGTGGTCTGCGGTATGCTGGGCTTCCCTGGAGCAAAGAGAGTCAACATTGCCTTCTACAG GATGCTGGCCCAGAAGCAGAAGCACTCCTTCGGTCTGCATGGGGTAGCATGTGTGGGCACAGAAGCCCACCTCTCCCTCTGTTCTCTGGAGTTCTATCGCGCCAATGACACCACCAGATGCCCTGGGGGAAGCCCTGCAGTGGTGAGCTGTGTGCTGGGCCCTCTTTATGCCACCTTGACTGGTCAGAGGAAGCACCAGCAGACGAAGCCTCAGGGGGAG GCCCGTGTGCGTCTAAAGGGCGGTGCCCACCCGGGAGAGGGCCGAGTGGAAGTCCTGAAGGCTGGCACGTGGGGAACAGTCTGTGACCGAAAATGGGACCTGCAGGCAGCCAGCGTGGTGTGTCGAGAGCTGGGCTTTGGCACTGCTCGAGAGGCCCTGAGTGGTGCCCGCATGGGCCAGG GCATGGGTGCGATCCACTTGAGTGAAGTCCGGTGCTCTGGCCAGGAGCCCTCCCTCTGGAAGTGTCCCTCCAAGAACATCACAGCTGAGGACTGTTCCCATAGCCAGGATGCCGCTGTACGATGCAACCTTCCCTACACTGGAGTGGAGACTAAG ATCCGACTGAGTGGGGGCCGAAGCCGTTATGAGGGGCGAGTTGAGGTGCAAATAGGGGTACCCGGGCATCTTCGCTGGGGCCTCATCTGTGGAGATGACTGGGGAACACTGGAGgccatggtggcctgcaggcaacTTGGTCTGGGATACGCCAACCATGGCCTGCAG GAGACATGGTACTGGGACTCGGGGAACGTAACTGAGGTGGTAATGAGCGGAGTGCGCTGCACGGGGTCTGAGCTGTCCCTGAGCCAATGTGCCCATCACAGCAACCACGTCACCTGCAAGAGGACCGGAACCCGCTTCACTGCAGGGGTCATCTGTTCTGAGA CTGCTTCGGACCTGCTGCTGCACTCTGCGCTGGTACAGGAGACTGCCTACATTGAAGACCGACCGCTGCACATGCTGTACTGCGCTGCTGAGGAGAACTGCCTGGCCAGCTCCGCCCGCTCAGCCAACTGGCCTTACGGCCACCGGCGTCTGCTCCGattctcttcccagatccatAACTTAGGAAGAGCTGACTTTAGGCCCAAGGCTGGGCGCCATTCTTGGGTGTGGCATGAGTGCCATGG GCATTACCACAGTATGGACATCTTCACTCATTATGATATCCTGACCCCCAACGGCACCAAGGTGGCTGAGGGCCACAAAGCTAGTTTCTGTCTAGAAGACACCGAGTGTCTGGAGG ATGTCTCCAAGAGGTACGAGTGTGCCAACTTTGGCGAGCAGGGCATCACTGTGGGATGCTGGGATCTCTACAGGCACGATATTGACTGTCAGTGGATTGACATCACAGATGTGAAACCAGGAAACTACATTCTCCAG GTGGTTATCAACCCGAATTTTGAGGTGGCAGAGAGTGACTTCACCAACAACGCGATGAAGTGTAACTGTAAATATGACGGGCATCGCATCTGGGTACACAACTGCCATATTG GTGATGCCTTCAGTGAGGAAGCCAACAGGAGGTTTGAGCGCTACCCTGGCCAGACCAGCAACCAGATCGTCTGA
- the Aup1 gene encoding ancient ubiquitous protein 1 isoform X1, whose protein sequence is MPEDSAFPGAPAALRRWRRQRPCFPEVAAMEPPPAPGPERLFDSHRLPSDGFLLLALLLYAPVGLCLLVLRLFLGLHVFLVSCALPDSVLRRFVVRTMCAVLGLVARQEDAGLRDHRVRVLISNHVTPFDHNIVNLLTTCSTPLLNSPPSFVCWSRGFMEVDRRVELVESLKKFCASTRLPPTPLLLFPEEEATNGREGLLRFSSWPFSIQDVVQPLTLQVQRPLVSVTVSDASWVSELLWSLFVPFTVYQVRWLQPVHRQLGEENEEFALRVQQLVAKELGQTGTRLTPADKAEHMKRQRHPRVRPPSAQSSFPSPSPSNVQMTTLAQRVKEVLPHVPLNIIQRDLARTGCVDLTITNLLEGAVAFMPEDVTEGTQPLPTVSAPKFPSSGLVTPQPTALTFAKSSWARQESLQERKQALYEYARRRFREKQAQEAD, encoded by the exons ATGCCCGAAGACTCCGCCTTCCCAGGAGCCCCCGCGGCCCTGCGAAGATGGCGGCGACAGAGGCCCTGCTTTCCTGAGGTGGCTGCGATGGAACCTCCCCCAGCTCCGGGGCCGGAGCGGCTCTTTGACTCGCACCG GCTCCCGAGTGACGGCTTCCTGCTGCTCGCGCTGCTGCTCTACGCTCCGgtcggcctctgcctcctggtgctgcgCCTCTTCCTAGGGCTCCACGTCTTCCTGGTCAGCTGTGCCCTGCCTGACAGCGTGCTCCGCAG GTTCGTGGTACGGACCATGTGTGCGGTCCTGGGGCTCGTGGCCCGGCAGGAGGACGCCGGACTCCGGGATCACCGCGTCAGGGTCCTTATTTCCAACCATGTCACACCTTTTGACCACAACATAGTCAACCTGCTCACCACCTGTAGCACC cctctgctCAATAGTCCCCCCAGCTTTGTGTGCTGGTCTCGGGGCTTCATGGAGGTGGATAGGCGGGTGGAGTTAGTGGAATCACTCAAGAAATTCTGTGCTTCCACGAGGCTCCCGCCCACACCTTTGCTGCTCTTCCCCGAAGAAGAGGCCACCAATGGCCGAGAGGGGCTCCTGCGTTTCAG TTCGTGGCCGTTTTCTATCCAGGATGTGGTACAACCTCTTACGCTGCAAGTTCAGAGACCCCTGGTCTCTGTG ACGGTGTCAGATGCCTCTTGGGTCTCAGAACTGCTGTGGTCACTTTTCGTCCCTTTCACGGTGTATCAAGTAAG GTGGCTCCAACCCGTTCACCGGCAACTGGGGGAGGAGAATGAGGAGTTTGCCCTCCGTGTCCAGCAG CTGGTGGCCAAGGAATTGGGCCAGACAGGGACCCGGCTCACTCCAGCAGACAAAGCAGAGCACATGAAGCGACAGAGACACCCCAGAGTACGCCCGCCTTCAG CACagtcttctttcccttctcccagtcCTTCTAATGTGCAGATGACAACTCTGGCTCAGAGAGTCAAGGAGGTTTTGCCCCATGTGCCATTGAATATCATCCAGAGAGACCTGG CCAGAACCGGGTGTGTAGACTTGACCATCACAAATCTGCTTGAGGGGGCTGTAGCTTTCATGCCTGAAGATGTCACTGAGGGAACTCAGCCCCTGCCCACAGTCTCTGCCCCAAAG TTCCCCAGCTCTGGCCTGGTGACCCCTCAGCCCACAGCCCTAACGTTTGCCAAGTCTTCCTGGGCCCGGCAGGAGAGCCTGCAGGAGCGCAAGCAGGCGCTGTATGAATATGCGAGAAG GAGATTCAGAGAGAAACAGGCCCAGGAGGCTGACTGA